The Haloarchaeobius amylolyticus genome window below encodes:
- a CDS encoding YeeE/YedE family protein: MQGVADRAMIELFPNGVAHYALGGFLIGLGTAIIYLGTGIIAGASTFLESTWSYVSNRSRFQQFRFTSSRDWRVVFTLSIVSGAALYTLATGGDWFTTEVAPWRLLLGGFLVGIGTRVGKGCTSGHGVCGVGSLSETSLVNVATFVVVAILTANAIVFFGVGI, encoded by the coding sequence CTGCAGGGGGTCGCTGACCGAGCGATGATCGAGCTGTTCCCCAACGGCGTCGCCCACTACGCGCTCGGGGGCTTCCTCATCGGGCTCGGCACCGCGATCATCTACCTCGGCACGGGGATCATCGCGGGGGCGAGCACGTTCCTCGAGTCGACGTGGTCGTACGTCTCCAACCGCTCGCGGTTCCAGCAGTTCCGCTTCACGAGTTCGCGCGACTGGCGCGTCGTCTTCACCCTGAGCATCGTGTCGGGTGCCGCACTCTACACGCTCGCGACGGGTGGCGACTGGTTCACCACGGAGGTCGCCCCGTGGCGGCTCCTCCTCGGCGGGTTCCTCGTCGGCATCGGGACCCGCGTCGGGAAGGGCTGTACGTCCGGCCACGGCGTCTGTGGCGTCGGGTCGCTCTCGGAGACCTCGCTGGTCAACGTCGCGACCTTCGTCGTCGTCGCCATCCTCACCGCGAACGCCATCGTGTTCTTCGGGGTGGGAATATGA
- a CDS encoding sulfurtransferase TusA family protein: MSTDISATETLDVKGENCPMPVVKTKQAIDGLDADDVLEVVATDSGSMSDIKGWADTTDGVELVGQEEGDGVYLHYVRKTE, from the coding sequence ATGAGCACAGACATCAGCGCTACCGAGACCCTCGACGTGAAAGGAGAGAACTGCCCGATGCCCGTCGTCAAGACCAAGCAGGCCATCGACGGCCTCGACGCGGACGACGTGCTCGAAGTGGTCGCGACCGACTCCGGCAGCATGAGCGACATCAAGGGCTGGGCCGACACCACCGACGGCGTCGAGCTCGTCGGCCAGGAGGAGGGCGACGGCGTCTACCTGCACTACGTGCGCAAGACGGAGTGA
- a CDS encoding DsrE/DsrF/DrsH-like family protein, translated as MSTDTPASQDADAAVDAEDAAALRARIDDLEAQLADLETEVADDQQKMVIIATKGTLDMAYPPLILASTAAAFGWDVTVFHTFWGLDILHEKHSKNLSLSAVGNPNMPMPNAIAALPGMDRMATKMMEKRIADNDTATIEELIETSLDMGVEFQACQMTIDLMDYDEDDFFDGVTTGVGAASALSEMGEADIQLLV; from the coding sequence ATGAGCACCGACACGCCCGCATCGCAGGACGCCGACGCCGCCGTCGACGCCGAGGACGCAGCAGCCCTGCGTGCCCGCATCGACGACCTGGAAGCACAACTCGCCGACCTCGAGACCGAGGTCGCCGACGACCAGCAGAAGATGGTCATCATCGCCACGAAGGGGACCCTCGACATGGCCTACCCGCCACTCATCCTGGCGAGCACGGCGGCCGCCTTCGGCTGGGACGTGACCGTCTTCCACACGTTCTGGGGACTGGACATCCTGCACGAGAAGCACTCGAAGAACCTCTCGCTCAGCGCGGTCGGCAACCCCAACATGCCGATGCCCAACGCCATCGCGGCCCTCCCAGGGATGGACCGCATGGCGACGAAGATGATGGAAAAGCGCATCGCGGACAACGACACCGCGACCATCGAGGAGCTCATCGAGACGAGCCTGGACATGGGTGTGGAGTTCCAGGCCTGCCAGATGACCATCGACCTGATGGACTACGACGAGGACGACTTCTTCGACGGTGTCACCACCGGCGTCGGCGCGGCCAGCGCCCTCAGCGAGATGGGCGAGGCCGACATCCAGCTACTGGTCTGA
- a CDS encoding AI-2E family transporter, with product MPLLADRADDRLVWVGLGVALAAVVALTLFQYLGSLVFAVFLYYAMRPIRRRLDDRISHANVRVTVTVLAVAVPILLVCGYAAVLGLQELRTVLAAPELRQYRPAFQPYLDLAREGKLERLWGRLQGGSTAVSGHRALLETALRRVAAVTTVLFGVLSRVFLLTVFLFYLLRDDYRLRAWFCESVDLGEDTQEFLDTVDGDLETVFFGNLATVAVSAVIATVTYLLLNLLVPGPAVVTTPILLGLLTGIGMLVPVVGMKIVYLPYGAYLAVAALLGTVPGFYPVLFLGVAVVLVDTIPDFFVRSFLASRSGLHMGLILLGYVLGSLVFGWYGLFLGPLVVVVLVNYGTVVFPEVAGELTLGS from the coding sequence ATGCCCCTGCTCGCCGACCGCGCGGACGACCGGCTGGTCTGGGTCGGCCTCGGCGTCGCACTGGCTGCCGTGGTCGCACTCACCCTGTTCCAGTACCTCGGCTCGCTGGTGTTCGCGGTCTTCCTCTACTACGCGATGCGGCCGATCCGCCGGCGGCTCGACGACCGCATCTCGCACGCGAACGTCCGCGTCACCGTGACCGTGCTCGCGGTCGCGGTCCCGATACTGCTGGTCTGTGGCTACGCCGCCGTCCTCGGGTTACAGGAACTCAGGACGGTGCTGGCGGCCCCCGAACTACGGCAGTACCGGCCCGCGTTCCAGCCCTACCTCGACCTCGCGCGCGAGGGGAAACTCGAACGCCTGTGGGGACGCCTGCAGGGCGGGTCGACCGCCGTCTCCGGGCACAGGGCCCTGCTGGAGACCGCACTGCGGCGGGTCGCCGCGGTGACGACCGTGCTCTTCGGCGTCCTCTCGCGGGTGTTCCTCCTGACCGTGTTCCTGTTCTACCTGCTGCGGGACGACTACCGGCTCCGTGCGTGGTTCTGCGAGTCCGTCGACCTGGGCGAGGACACCCAGGAGTTCCTCGATACGGTCGATGGGGACCTCGAGACGGTGTTCTTCGGCAACCTCGCGACGGTCGCCGTCTCGGCGGTCATCGCGACCGTGACCTACCTGCTGTTGAACCTGCTGGTGCCGGGGCCGGCGGTCGTGACGACGCCCATCCTGCTCGGGCTGCTCACGGGCATCGGGATGCTGGTCCCGGTCGTCGGCATGAAGATCGTCTACCTGCCCTACGGGGCCTACCTCGCGGTCGCGGCGCTGCTGGGGACGGTGCCGGGCTTCTACCCGGTCCTGTTCCTCGGCGTCGCGGTCGTGCTGGTGGACACGATTCCGGACTTCTTCGTCCGGTCGTTCCTCGCCTCGCGCAGCGGCCTCCACATGGGGCTGATACTGCTCGGCTACGTCCTCGGGTCGCTGGTGTTCGGCTGGTACGGGCTGTTCCTCGGCCCGCTCGTGGTCGTGGTGCTGGTCAACTACGGGACGGTCGTCTTCCCCGAGGTGGCGGGCGAGCTCACGCTCGGCTCCTGA
- a CDS encoding TetR/AcrR family transcriptional regulator, with protein sequence MSDGPFTAEPTDTREKIMHATFRALREYGYAGLSIQRIADEAGLSKSSFYHFYDGKDDLLLSFMEFMYGQFGSGFDIRFSDDPVEDLRRHAQLMVAGPMDEDVAGDIIDTVPGEVPPDAPIREKNAMERGPLVEVRAQGVNEPAFRERFTDIDAAFRGTFADIIERGIIEGVFREVDATQVADMLVTIGMGTIFRGATSTFDREAAMAEVDAYVEERLLADDVTLD encoded by the coding sequence ATGAGCGACGGGCCCTTCACCGCCGAACCGACCGACACCCGCGAGAAGATCATGCACGCGACGTTCCGGGCGCTGCGCGAGTACGGGTACGCCGGGCTCTCCATCCAGCGAATCGCCGACGAGGCCGGCCTCAGCAAGTCCTCCTTCTACCACTTCTACGACGGGAAAGACGACCTCCTGCTCTCGTTCATGGAGTTCATGTACGGGCAGTTCGGGTCGGGCTTCGACATCCGTTTCAGCGACGACCCGGTCGAGGACCTGCGCCGCCACGCCCAGCTGATGGTCGCTGGCCCGATGGACGAGGACGTCGCGGGCGATATCATCGATACGGTCCCGGGCGAGGTCCCACCCGACGCACCGATCCGCGAGAAGAACGCGATGGAGCGCGGGCCGCTCGTCGAGGTCCGGGCCCAGGGCGTCAACGAACCCGCGTTCCGCGAGCGCTTCACCGATATCGACGCGGCCTTCCGCGGGACCTTCGCGGACATCATCGAGCGCGGCATCATCGAGGGGGTCTTCCGCGAGGTGGACGCCACGCAGGTCGCGGACATGCTGGTCACCATCGGGATGGGGACCATCTTCCGGGGCGCCACGTCGACGTTCGACCGGGAAGCCGCCATGGCCGAGGTCGACGCCTACGTCGAGGAGCGATTGCTCGCCGACGACGTGACGCTCGACTAG